One segment of Falco rusticolus isolate bFalRus1 chromosome 3, bFalRus1.pri, whole genome shotgun sequence DNA contains the following:
- the RBBP4 gene encoding histone-binding protein RBBP4 isoform X1: protein MADKEAAFDDAVEERVINEEYKIWKKNTPFLYDLVMTHALEWPSLTAQWLPDVTRPEGKDFSIHRLVLGTHTSDEQNHLVIASVQLPNDDAQFDASHYDSEKGEFGGFGSVSGKIEIEIKINHEGEVNRARYMPQNPCIIATKTPSSDVLVFDYTKHPSKPDPSGECNPDLRLRGHQKEGYGLSWNPNLSGHLLSASDDHTICLWDISAVPKEGKVVDAKTIFTGHTAVVEDVSWHLLHESLFGSVADDQKLMIWDTRSNNTSKPSHSVDAHTAEVNCLSFNPYSEFILATGSADKTVALWDLRNLKLKLHSFESHKDEIFQVQWSPHNETILASSGTDRRLNVWDLSKIGEEQSPEDAEDGPPELLFIHGGHTAKISDFSWNPNEPWVICSVSEDNIMQVWQMAENIYNDEDPEGSVDPEGQGS from the exons atGGCTGACAAGGAAG cagCCTTTGATGATGCGGTGGAAGAACGTGTAATCAACGAAGAGTATAAAATATGGAAGAAGAATACCCCCTTCCTATATGATTTGGTAATGACCCATGCTTTGGAATGGCCCAGCTTGACTGCTCAGTGGCTTCCTGATGTAACAAG ACCTGAAGGCAAGGATTTCAGTATTCACCGGTTAGTCCTGGGGACCCATACTTCAGATGAACAAAATCATCTCGTGATAGCTAGTGTGCAGTTGCCTAACGATGATGCGCAGTTTGATGCTTCACACTATGATAGTGAGAAAGGAG AGTTTGGAGGCTTTGGATCAGTTAGTGGAAAAATTGAAATTGAAATCAAGATAAATCACGAGGGAGAAGTGAACAGAGCACGTTACATGCCACAGAACCCATGTATCATCGCTACCAAGACTCCATCCAGTGATGTCCTTGTCTTTGATTACACCAAACACCCTTCTAAACCAG ACCCTTCTGGAGAGTGTAACCCTGATCTGCGTCTTCGTGGACACCAGAAGGAAGGTTATGGGCTGTCATGGAACCCAAACCTGAGTGGGCATTTGCTTAGTGCTTCTGATGATCAT accattTGCTTGTGGGACATCAGTGCTGTTCCAAAAGAAGGCAAAGTAGTGGATGCAAAGACCATCTTCACAGGGCATACAGCAGTAGTGGAAGATGTATCTTGGCACCTGCTCCATGAATCTCTTTTTGGATCTGTTGCTGATGATCAGAAGCTCATGAT TTGGGATACTCGGTCAAACAACACCTCCAAACCTAGCCACTCGGTGGATGCTCACACAGCTGAAGTCAACTGCCTCTCTTTCAATCCCTATAGTGAGTTTATCCTGGCTACAGGATCAGCTGATAAG actgTTGCTCTATGGGACTTGAGGAACCTAAAACTGAAGTTGCACTCCTTTGAATCACataaagatgaaatatttcag GTTCAGTGGTCTCCCCATAATGAAACTATATTGGCCTCCAGTGGCACTGACCGCAGGCTAAATGTCTGGGACTTGAG taaaattGGAGAAGAGCAGTCCCCTGAAGATGCTGAGGACGGTCCCCCGGAGCTGTTG TTTATTCATGGTGGTCATACTGCAAAGATCTCTGATTTCTCCTGGAATCCAAATGAACCCTGGGTAATTTGTTCTGTATCAGAAGATAATATCATGCAAGTCTGGCAAATG GCGGAGAACATCTATAACGATGAAGACCCTGAAGGAAGTGTGGATCCAGAAGGTCAAGGATCCTAG
- the SYNC gene encoding syncoilin isoform X2, translating to MAEPEPPLELQLDEAGASSAPQGAAAGAAPRPDLAHSPSDPAGGLRVTPPCTGNSDTCQELQAGGRDTSSELNMSNPQLGKDAAGAGIPLDVDVAGIPLDVDVDEIGIPLDVDAAGIPLDMDAGGTGVPLNVHAGGVEIPLDVDGAGIPLDVDTDGAGIPLDMDTDGTGIPLDMDAERVGIPADTDTDRTGIPLDMDAEGAGGPLDVDGTEHQCLTLEELGNYFQECIEAVEQLEKERDSLIVELGQLREPALQEIRHAHEEIQAACRLLAKVELERDNLKDEIRQIKQKLFKVTKECVACQYQLESRRHDLSQHTAYRGELETQAGQLSGELSRLKETCEKEKEVLKQRLEAPPSRQDNLYLQESRRLSMEFESFVAESRRGLEEHYEPQLLRLLERREAGAKALQEMQGEIQGMKEALRPLQGEVSRLRLQNRSLEEQIILVKQKRDEEVGQYREQVEELEDRLKELKNGVQLQQRKNQELEELRTSLHRELSIYKSCLEIYGHLCKSEEKAEQDC from the exons ATGGCAGAGCCTGAGCCCcctctggagctgcagctggatgAAGCCGGAGCATCCTCAGCCCCACAGGGAgcggctgcaggagctgctccacGCCCGGACCTGGCACACAGCCCATCAGACCCAGCAGGGGGGTTGCGGGTGACACCCCCATGCACGGGCAACTCAGACacctgccaggagctgcaggcaggtggcagGGACACTTCCTCGGAGCTAAACATGTCAAATCCCCAGCTGGGCAAGGATGCAGCCGGGGCTGGGATCCCGTTGGACGTGGATGTGGCAGGAATCCCGCTGGATGTGGATGTAGATGAAATAGGGATCCCGCTGGATGTGGACGCAGCAGGGATCCCGCTGGACATGGATGCAGGAGGGACAGGGGTCCCGCTGAACGTGCATGCAGGTGGAGTAGAGATCCCACTAGATGTGGACGGGGCAGGGATCCCACTGGATGTGGACACAGATGGAGCAGGGATCCCACTGGACATGGACACAGATGGGACAGGGATCCCACTGGACATGGATGCAGAGAGGGTAGGGATCCCAGCCGACACGGACACAGACAGGACAGGGATCCCACTGGACATGGATGCAGAGGGGGCAGGCGGCCCCCTGGACGTGGATGGCACGGAGCACCAGTGCCTGACGCTGGAAGAGCTGGGGAATTACTTCCAAGAGTGCATCGAAGCCGTcgagcagctggagaaggagcGAGACAGCCTGATCGTGGAGCTGGGCCAGCTCCGGGAGCCGGCGCTGCAGGAGATCCGCCATGCCCACGAGGAGATCCAGGCAGCCTGTCGGCTGCTGGCCAAAgtggagctggagagggacaaCCTGAAGGATGAGATCCGGCAGATCAAGCAGAAGCTGTTCAAGGTGACCAAGGAGTGCGTGGCTTGCCAGTACCAGCTGGAGAGCCGGCGGCACGACCTCTCCCAGCACACCGCTTACCGGGGGGAGCTGGAGACCCAGGCTGGGCAGCTCTCGGGCGAACTGTCCCGCCTGAAGGAGACCTgtgagaaggagaaggaggtttTGAAGCAACGGCTGGAGGCTCCGCCGTCTCGCCAGGATAACCTGTACCTGCAGGAGAGCCGCCGGCTCTCCATGGAGTTCGAGAGCTTCGTGGCGGAGAGCCGGCGGGGTCTGGAGGAGCACTACGAGCCCCagctgctgcggctgctggaGAGACGCGAGGCGGGGGCGAAGGCGCTGCAGGAGATGCAGGGGGAGATCCAGGGCATGAAGGAAGCCCTGCGGCCCTTGCAGGGGGAGGTCAGCCGGCTGCGGCTGCAGAACCGCAGCCTGGAGGAGCAGATCATCCTCGTCAAGCAGAAGCGGGATGAAGAGGTCGGGCAGTACCGG GAGCaggtggaggagctggaagacaggctgaaggagctgaagaACGGGGTCCAGCTCCAGCAGCGCAAGAATCAGGAACTGGAGGAGCTGAGGACCAGCCTCCACCGGGAGCTCTCTATCTACAA GAGCTGCTTAGAAATCTACGGACACCTTTGCAAATcggaagaaaaagcagagcaggactgTTAG
- the SYNC gene encoding syncoilin isoform X1, with amino-acid sequence MCSAEPEALGSRGGRDLMAEPEPPLELQLDEAGASSAPQGAAAGAAPRPDLAHSPSDPAGGLRVTPPCTGNSDTCQELQAGGRDTSSELNMSNPQLGKDAAGAGIPLDVDVAGIPLDVDVDEIGIPLDVDAAGIPLDMDAGGTGVPLNVHAGGVEIPLDVDGAGIPLDVDTDGAGIPLDMDTDGTGIPLDMDAERVGIPADTDTDRTGIPLDMDAEGAGGPLDVDGTEHQCLTLEELGNYFQECIEAVEQLEKERDSLIVELGQLREPALQEIRHAHEEIQAACRLLAKVELERDNLKDEIRQIKQKLFKVTKECVACQYQLESRRHDLSQHTAYRGELETQAGQLSGELSRLKETCEKEKEVLKQRLEAPPSRQDNLYLQESRRLSMEFESFVAESRRGLEEHYEPQLLRLLERREAGAKALQEMQGEIQGMKEALRPLQGEVSRLRLQNRSLEEQIILVKQKRDEEVGQYREQVEELEDRLKELKNGVQLQQRKNQELEELRTSLHRELSIYKSCLEIYGHLCKSEEKAEQDC; translated from the exons ATGTGCAGCGCAGAGCCGGAGGCGCTGGGCTCCAGGGGAGGAAG GGACCTGATGGCAGAGCCTGAGCCCcctctggagctgcagctggatgAAGCCGGAGCATCCTCAGCCCCACAGGGAgcggctgcaggagctgctccacGCCCGGACCTGGCACACAGCCCATCAGACCCAGCAGGGGGGTTGCGGGTGACACCCCCATGCACGGGCAACTCAGACacctgccaggagctgcaggcaggtggcagGGACACTTCCTCGGAGCTAAACATGTCAAATCCCCAGCTGGGCAAGGATGCAGCCGGGGCTGGGATCCCGTTGGACGTGGATGTGGCAGGAATCCCGCTGGATGTGGATGTAGATGAAATAGGGATCCCGCTGGATGTGGACGCAGCAGGGATCCCGCTGGACATGGATGCAGGAGGGACAGGGGTCCCGCTGAACGTGCATGCAGGTGGAGTAGAGATCCCACTAGATGTGGACGGGGCAGGGATCCCACTGGATGTGGACACAGATGGAGCAGGGATCCCACTGGACATGGACACAGATGGGACAGGGATCCCACTGGACATGGATGCAGAGAGGGTAGGGATCCCAGCCGACACGGACACAGACAGGACAGGGATCCCACTGGACATGGATGCAGAGGGGGCAGGCGGCCCCCTGGACGTGGATGGCACGGAGCACCAGTGCCTGACGCTGGAAGAGCTGGGGAATTACTTCCAAGAGTGCATCGAAGCCGTcgagcagctggagaaggagcGAGACAGCCTGATCGTGGAGCTGGGCCAGCTCCGGGAGCCGGCGCTGCAGGAGATCCGCCATGCCCACGAGGAGATCCAGGCAGCCTGTCGGCTGCTGGCCAAAgtggagctggagagggacaaCCTGAAGGATGAGATCCGGCAGATCAAGCAGAAGCTGTTCAAGGTGACCAAGGAGTGCGTGGCTTGCCAGTACCAGCTGGAGAGCCGGCGGCACGACCTCTCCCAGCACACCGCTTACCGGGGGGAGCTGGAGACCCAGGCTGGGCAGCTCTCGGGCGAACTGTCCCGCCTGAAGGAGACCTgtgagaaggagaaggaggtttTGAAGCAACGGCTGGAGGCTCCGCCGTCTCGCCAGGATAACCTGTACCTGCAGGAGAGCCGCCGGCTCTCCATGGAGTTCGAGAGCTTCGTGGCGGAGAGCCGGCGGGGTCTGGAGGAGCACTACGAGCCCCagctgctgcggctgctggaGAGACGCGAGGCGGGGGCGAAGGCGCTGCAGGAGATGCAGGGGGAGATCCAGGGCATGAAGGAAGCCCTGCGGCCCTTGCAGGGGGAGGTCAGCCGGCTGCGGCTGCAGAACCGCAGCCTGGAGGAGCAGATCATCCTCGTCAAGCAGAAGCGGGATGAAGAGGTCGGGCAGTACCGG GAGCaggtggaggagctggaagacaggctgaaggagctgaagaACGGGGTCCAGCTCCAGCAGCGCAAGAATCAGGAACTGGAGGAGCTGAGGACCAGCCTCCACCGGGAGCTCTCTATCTACAA GAGCTGCTTAGAAATCTACGGACACCTTTGCAAATcggaagaaaaagcagagcaggactgTTAG
- the RBBP4 gene encoding histone-binding protein RBBP4 isoform X2 → MADKEAFDDAVEERVINEEYKIWKKNTPFLYDLVMTHALEWPSLTAQWLPDVTRPEGKDFSIHRLVLGTHTSDEQNHLVIASVQLPNDDAQFDASHYDSEKGEFGGFGSVSGKIEIEIKINHEGEVNRARYMPQNPCIIATKTPSSDVLVFDYTKHPSKPDPSGECNPDLRLRGHQKEGYGLSWNPNLSGHLLSASDDHTICLWDISAVPKEGKVVDAKTIFTGHTAVVEDVSWHLLHESLFGSVADDQKLMIWDTRSNNTSKPSHSVDAHTAEVNCLSFNPYSEFILATGSADKTVALWDLRNLKLKLHSFESHKDEIFQVQWSPHNETILASSGTDRRLNVWDLSKIGEEQSPEDAEDGPPELLFIHGGHTAKISDFSWNPNEPWVICSVSEDNIMQVWQMAENIYNDEDPEGSVDPEGQGS, encoded by the exons atGGCTGACAAGGAAG CCTTTGATGATGCGGTGGAAGAACGTGTAATCAACGAAGAGTATAAAATATGGAAGAAGAATACCCCCTTCCTATATGATTTGGTAATGACCCATGCTTTGGAATGGCCCAGCTTGACTGCTCAGTGGCTTCCTGATGTAACAAG ACCTGAAGGCAAGGATTTCAGTATTCACCGGTTAGTCCTGGGGACCCATACTTCAGATGAACAAAATCATCTCGTGATAGCTAGTGTGCAGTTGCCTAACGATGATGCGCAGTTTGATGCTTCACACTATGATAGTGAGAAAGGAG AGTTTGGAGGCTTTGGATCAGTTAGTGGAAAAATTGAAATTGAAATCAAGATAAATCACGAGGGAGAAGTGAACAGAGCACGTTACATGCCACAGAACCCATGTATCATCGCTACCAAGACTCCATCCAGTGATGTCCTTGTCTTTGATTACACCAAACACCCTTCTAAACCAG ACCCTTCTGGAGAGTGTAACCCTGATCTGCGTCTTCGTGGACACCAGAAGGAAGGTTATGGGCTGTCATGGAACCCAAACCTGAGTGGGCATTTGCTTAGTGCTTCTGATGATCAT accattTGCTTGTGGGACATCAGTGCTGTTCCAAAAGAAGGCAAAGTAGTGGATGCAAAGACCATCTTCACAGGGCATACAGCAGTAGTGGAAGATGTATCTTGGCACCTGCTCCATGAATCTCTTTTTGGATCTGTTGCTGATGATCAGAAGCTCATGAT TTGGGATACTCGGTCAAACAACACCTCCAAACCTAGCCACTCGGTGGATGCTCACACAGCTGAAGTCAACTGCCTCTCTTTCAATCCCTATAGTGAGTTTATCCTGGCTACAGGATCAGCTGATAAG actgTTGCTCTATGGGACTTGAGGAACCTAAAACTGAAGTTGCACTCCTTTGAATCACataaagatgaaatatttcag GTTCAGTGGTCTCCCCATAATGAAACTATATTGGCCTCCAGTGGCACTGACCGCAGGCTAAATGTCTGGGACTTGAG taaaattGGAGAAGAGCAGTCCCCTGAAGATGCTGAGGACGGTCCCCCGGAGCTGTTG TTTATTCATGGTGGTCATACTGCAAAGATCTCTGATTTCTCCTGGAATCCAAATGAACCCTGGGTAATTTGTTCTGTATCAGAAGATAATATCATGCAAGTCTGGCAAATG GCGGAGAACATCTATAACGATGAAGACCCTGAAGGAAGTGTGGATCCAGAAGGTCAAGGATCCTAG